In Zalophus californianus isolate mZalCal1 chromosome 4, mZalCal1.pri.v2, whole genome shotgun sequence, the following proteins share a genomic window:
- the LOC113912446 gene encoding 60S ribosomal protein L12-like produces the protein MPPKFDPNEIKVVYLRCTGGEVGAMSALAPKIGPLGLSPKKVGDDIAKATGDWKGLRITVKLTIQNRQAQIEVVPSASALIIKALKEPPRDRKKQKNIKHSENITFDEIVSIARQMRHRSLARELSGTIKEILGTAQSVGCDVVGCHPHDIIDDINSGALECPAS, from the coding sequence ATGCCACCTAAGTTCGACCCCAACGAGATCAAAGTCGTGTACCTGAGGTGCACCGGTGGTGAAGTCGGTGCCATGTCTGCCCTGGCCCCGAAGATAGGCccgctgggtctgtctccaaaaaaggttggtgatgacatcgccaaggcaaccggtgattggaagggtctaaggattacggtgaaactgaccattcaaaacagacaggcccagattgaagtggtaccttctgcatctgccctgattatcaaagccctcaaggaaccaccaagagacagaaagaagcagaaaaacattaagcacagtgaaaatatcacttttgatgagattgtcagTATTGCCCGACAGATGCGACACCGATCTttagccagagaactctctggaaccattaaagagatcctggggactgcccagtctgtgggctgtGATGTAGTTGGctgccaccctcatgacatcatagatgacatcaacagtggtgcgCTGGAATGCCCGgctagttaa